In Thioclava sp. GXIMD2076, one DNA window encodes the following:
- a CDS encoding prephenate dehydratase has product MTTTGKIAFQGELGAYSHQACHDALPDMEALPCRTFEDAIEAVRSGEADLGMLPVENSTYGRVADIHQLLPSSGLKVIGEAFVRVHINLLALPGTELSEVKSAMSHTVLLGQVRNFLSAHNLHRIVGADTAGSAKIVAEKGDRSVAALASELAGDIYGLEVLARHIEDASNNTTRFLVMSRQPDFSRRSERMMTSFIFRVRNIPAALYKALGGFATNGVNMTKLESYMVRGNFTATQFYADVEGHPEDPNLKLALEELSYFTDMMEILGVYPADPIRQEICG; this is encoded by the coding sequence ATGACCACGACCGGAAAAATCGCTTTTCAAGGTGAATTGGGGGCCTATTCCCATCAGGCCTGCCATGATGCGCTCCCCGATATGGAGGCCCTTCCCTGCCGGACCTTCGAGGATGCGATCGAGGCCGTCCGCTCGGGCGAGGCCGATCTGGGCATGCTGCCGGTCGAGAACTCCACCTATGGCCGCGTGGCCGATATCCACCAGCTGCTGCCATCCTCGGGGCTGAAGGTGATCGGCGAGGCGTTCGTGCGAGTGCATATCAACCTGCTGGCCCTGCCCGGCACAGAGCTGTCCGAGGTGAAATCGGCGATGTCGCATACCGTCCTTCTGGGGCAGGTCCGCAACTTCCTGAGCGCCCATAACCTGCACCGCATCGTGGGGGCCGATACCGCAGGCTCCGCCAAGATCGTGGCCGAAAAAGGCGACCGCTCGGTTGCGGCACTGGCCTCGGAGCTGGCAGGCGATATCTACGGGCTCGAGGTTCTGGCTCGCCATATCGAGGATGCCTCGAACAATACGACCCGCTTCCTTGTTATGTCGCGCCAGCCCGATTTCTCGCGCCGTTCCGAGCGGATGATGACCAGCTTCATCTTCCGCGTGCGCAATATTCCGGCCGCCCTCTACAAGGCGCTTGGCGGCTTTGCGACCAATGGCGTGAACATGACCAAGCTCGAGAGCTACATGGTGCGCGGCAATTTCACCGCAACCCAGTTCTATGCCGATGTCGAAGGCCACCCCGAGGACCCCAACCTGAAACTGGCGCTCGAGGAGCTG